The following proteins are encoded in a genomic region of Arachis stenosperma cultivar V10309 chromosome 4, arast.V10309.gnm1.PFL2, whole genome shotgun sequence:
- the LOC130976778 gene encoding protein DETOXIFICATION 9-like isoform X1 → MAGALETLCGQTYGAEEFRSLGNYTCCAIGTLTLVCLPISLIWIFMDKILLLFGQDPAISLAAREYCICLIPALYGYAILQAMTRYFQTQSMIYPMVFSSVAALCFHVPICWGLVFKFGLGHIGAAFAIAISYWLNAIGLVVYMKCSSSCEKSKIVFSSNALKCISEFLQYAIPSGLMFCFEWWSFELLTLFAGLLPNPQLETSILSVCLNTTTLHFFIPYAIGASASTRVSNELGAGNPKAAKGIIRVIVTVAVTEAVIVSSFFICFRNVLGNAYSNDMQVIENVAKMAPLLCVSVIADSLIGVLSGVARGGGFQQIGAYVNLGGYYLVGAPFALFLGFGLKLNAKGLWMGTLSGSCLVVIILAIVTALTDWEKEATKARERIAENSIKGGDVSVSV, encoded by the exons ATGGCTGGTGCATTAGAAACCTTATGTGGCCAAACCTATGGTGCTGAAGAATTCAGAAGTCTTGGAAACTACACTTGTTGTGCAATTGGTACTCTAACTCTGGTTTGTCTCCCCATATCTTTGATATGGATATTCATGGACAAGATACTATTGCTTTTTGGCCAAGACCCCGCGATTTCCCTCGCGGCTCGCGAGTACTGTATATGCCTAATCCCAGCGCTGTATGGCTACGCCATCCTTCAAGCCATGACTCGATACTTCCAGACTCAGAGTATGATCTATCCCATGGTTTTCAGCTCTGTCGCGGCTCTGTGTTTTCATGTACCTATTTGTTGGGGTCTGGTGTTTAAATTTGGACTAGGACACATTGGAGCAGCATTTGCTATTGCAATTTCATATTGGTTGAATGCCATTGGCCTTGTTGTTTACATGAAGTGTTCATCATCATGTGAGAAATCCAAGATTGTGTTTTCTAGTAATGCTTTAAAATGCATTTCTGAGTTCTTGCAATATGCTATCCCTTCTGGACTCATGTTTTG TTTTGAATGGTGGTCATTTGAGCTTCTTACATTATTTGCTGGTCTCCTACCTAATCCTCAACTAGAAACCTCAATTCTTTCGGTCTG CCTTAACACTACTACATTGCACTTCTTCATTCCTTATGCTATTGGAGCTTCTGCAAG CACTCGCGTGTCGAATGAATTAGGAGCAGGGAATCCGAAGGCGGCTAAAGGAATCATTCGTGTGATTGTTACAGTTGCAGTTACAGAGGCAGTTATTGTAAGCAGCTTCTTCATATGTTTCAGGAATGTGTTAGGAAATGCTTACAGCAATGACATGCAAGTTATTGAAAATGTTGCAAAAATGGctcctcttctttgtgtttCTGTTATTGCTGATAGTCTAATAGGAGTTCTTTCTG GGGTTGCAAGAGGTGGAGGATTTCAACAAATAGGAGCTTATGTGAACCTTGGAGGCTATTATCTTGTTGGAGCTCCATTTGCATTGTTCTTGGGATTTGGCCTAAAACTCAATGCTAAGGGACTCTGGATGGGAACTTTATCTGGCTCTTGTCTAGTAGTAATTATACTTGCTATTGTAACAGCATTAACAGATTGGGAAAAAGag GCAACAAAAGCAAGAGAGAGAATAGCAGAGAACTCAATTAAAGGTGGTGATGTATCTGTATCAGTATGA
- the LOC130976778 gene encoding protein DETOXIFICATION 12-like isoform X2 yields MDIHGQDTIAFWPRPRDFPRGSRVLYMPNPSAVWLRHPSSHDSILPDSDFEWWSFELLTLFAGLLPNPQLETSILSVCLNTTTLHFFIPYAIGASASTRVSNELGAGNPKAAKGIIRVIVTVAVTEAVIVSSFFICFRNVLGNAYSNDMQVIENVAKMAPLLCVSVIADSLIGVLSGVARGGGFQQIGAYVNLGGYYLVGAPFALFLGFGLKLNAKGLWMGTLSGSCLVVIILAIVTALTDWEKEATKARERIAENSIKGGDVSVSV; encoded by the exons ATGGATATTCATGGACAAGATACTATTGCTTTTTGGCCAAGACCCCGCGATTTCCCTCGCGGCTCGCGAGTACTGTATATGCCTAATCCCAGCGCTGTATGGCTACGCCATCCTTCAAGCCATGACTCGATACTTCCAGACTCAGA TTTTGAATGGTGGTCATTTGAGCTTCTTACATTATTTGCTGGTCTCCTACCTAATCCTCAACTAGAAACCTCAATTCTTTCGGTCTG CCTTAACACTACTACATTGCACTTCTTCATTCCTTATGCTATTGGAGCTTCTGCAAG CACTCGCGTGTCGAATGAATTAGGAGCAGGGAATCCGAAGGCGGCTAAAGGAATCATTCGTGTGATTGTTACAGTTGCAGTTACAGAGGCAGTTATTGTAAGCAGCTTCTTCATATGTTTCAGGAATGTGTTAGGAAATGCTTACAGCAATGACATGCAAGTTATTGAAAATGTTGCAAAAATGGctcctcttctttgtgtttCTGTTATTGCTGATAGTCTAATAGGAGTTCTTTCTG GGGTTGCAAGAGGTGGAGGATTTCAACAAATAGGAGCTTATGTGAACCTTGGAGGCTATTATCTTGTTGGAGCTCCATTTGCATTGTTCTTGGGATTTGGCCTAAAACTCAATGCTAAGGGACTCTGGATGGGAACTTTATCTGGCTCTTGTCTAGTAGTAATTATACTTGCTATTGTAACAGCATTAACAGATTGGGAAAAAGag GCAACAAAAGCAAGAGAGAGAATAGCAGAGAACTCAATTAAAGGTGGTGATGTATCTGTATCAGTATGA
- the LOC130974281 gene encoding uncharacterized protein LOC130974281 translates to MAWLRLDNRCDSESVASLPWLWSIQHAASCKEMDVTTLQSLVDVALVGEDGFCEKTRELISLRCLEAMFDPDSAHRVDCDDAAATSLDSRVRFAFSTTCGDVLRQIVGEVPVSNIIKDRVKLLKWDVSQFILHKRAVLKCDLVQLKESILDGTHPNADCLREAGRLQPQNGGCQVHLNDNAHCDLSKKDDGNSTYHANKEVKENSITTMLDKVTKQWKELLEKIKSCKRNQVESVNGNEHMTDCQQGKQVDISEWHVFQGSAKKIRHNESLNVESNKEKPISHGVGRYDRWFASKQLDSRSHNEVLHHEPQIPFSATMSLQHKSGDECNQEQEDEPILTKVLPATGILHGNENDTAHEVPNVIGESESKRTEVPQVREPNATDDKAVEHTVNGCVIEVSSDETMGSDNDISESSSLKETNGCMRCKKDGKLLVCRTTTCSTMIHASCLTTSPHFDAEGDFFCPYCVYAKSISIYIEAKTKFFLARQGLERFICNDVWKVS, encoded by the exons ATGGCTTGGTTACGCTTGGATAATCGTTGCGATTCTGAATCTGTCGCTTCACTTCCATGGCTTTGGTCCATTCAACATGCTGCAAGCTGCAAGGAAATGGACGTGACTACTTTACAGA GTTTGGTTGATGTAGCCCTTGTTGGGGAAGATGGTTTCTGTGAAAAGACAAGGGAATTGATTTCTCTGAGATGTTTGGAGGCAATGTTTGATCCTGATTCAGCTCATAGAGTTGATTGTGATGATGCTGCTGCAACTAGCCTGGATTCGAGAGTTCGGTTTGCTTTTTCGACAACTTGTGGAGATGTCCTTCGACAGATAGTGGGCGAG GTACCAGTgtcaaatataataaaagatCGAGTTAAGCTTTTGAAATGGGATGTTTCCCAGTTTATTTTGCATAAAAGAGCTGTTCTCAAATGTGACTTAGTGCAG CTGAAAGAATCAATCCTTGATGGTACTCATCCAAATGCTGATTGTTTAAGAGAAGCTGGGCGATTGCAACCTCAGAATGGGGGATGTCAAGTGCATCTCAATGACAATGCACACTGTGATCTTTCGAAAAAAGATGATGGGAACAGCACTTATCATGCAAACAAGGAAGTAAAAGAGAACTCAATAACTACAATGTTAGACAAAGTGACTAAACAATGGAAAGAGTTACTTGAAAAGATTAAATCTTGCAAGAGGAACCAGGTTGAGTCAGTTAATGGTAATGAGCACATGACAGACTGCCAACAAGGAAAGCAAGTTGATATCAGTGAATGGCATGTTTTCCAAGGAAGTGCAAAGAAGATTAGACATAATGAATCTTTAAATGTTGAGTCCAACAAAGAGAAGCCAATCTCTCATGGAGTGGGTAGGTATGATAGGTGGTTTGCTTCCAAGCAATTAGACTCGAGAAGCCACAATGAGGTCCTTCATCATGAGCCACAAATTCCCTTTAGTGCTACAATGAGTCTTCAGCATAAATCTGGAGATGAATGCAATCAGGAACAGGAAGATGAACCTATTCTAACAAAAGTTTTGCCTGCAACTGGAATCCTTCATGGAAACGAAAATGATACTGCTCATGAAGTTCCAAATGTAATTGGTGAGTCAGAGTCTAAAAGAACGGAAGTTCCTCAAGTGAGAGAACCAAATGCTACTGATGACAAAGCTGTGGAACATACTGTTAATGGTTGTGTGATAGAGGTATCAAGTGATGAAACAATGGGATCTGATAATGATATCTCAGAAAGTTCTAGTCTGAAAGAAACCAATGGTTGTATGAGGTGCAAAAAAGATGGTAAATTGCTGGTTTGTAGAACAACCACTTGTTCAACCATGATTCATGCAAGCTGTCTGACAACATCTCCTCATTTTGATGCAGAAGGGGACTTTTTCTGCCCATATTGTGTATATGCAAAAtctatttcaatatatattgaAGCTAAGACAAAGTTTTTCTTGGCAAGACAAGGACTAGAGAGGTTCATTTGCAATGATGTATGGAAGGTATCATAA
- the LOC130974282 gene encoding uncharacterized protein LOC130974282 — protein MENESLLSRPTYGGIKRYMRRRRYHRLDENGGTKMAKTVWLTGPPRPRRRWRIKAIRRLTWVAIRSPLKMWTKIKNAYMNFMLSSMNIDNPFGEKRIPKTHALPKNYSREEFEARLIFEISKALVASNELYTK, from the coding sequence atggaaaatgagTCTCTATTGTCTAGGCCAACTTATGGTGGCATCAAGAGGTACATGAGGCGGCGGCGCTACCACCGCCTCGACGAAAACGGCGGAACTAAGATGGCGAAGACAGTTTGGTTGACTGGGCCGCCACGGCCGCGGCGGCGTTGGAGGATTAAGGCAATAAGAAGGCTAACATGGGTGGCTATTAGGTCACCATTGAAGATGTGGACAAAGATCAAGAATGCTTACATGAATTTCATGTTGAGTTCCATGAACATTGATAACCCTTTTGGTGAGAAAAGGATTCCAAAGACTCATGCATTGCCAAAGAATTATTCACGTGAAGAATTTGAAGCTAGGCTCATTTTTGAGATCTCCAAAGCCTTGGTTGCTTCTAATGAACTATACACCAAGTAA
- the LOC130976902 gene encoding uncharacterized protein LOC130976902 has translation METESLLPSNPTYYGGIKSNLRRRRYQRGSAGSGGRKTKVIRWLKRRPRKYWRIRTLPKVRWLIRSPLKMLTKLKNAYMNFMLRLAGNIGSFNTHNNIVVFGGKRIPKPRQFSMRFSGDAFEARLIYEISKTLVASHELNPM, from the coding sequence ATGGAAACTGAGTCACTATTGCCATCTAACCCAACTTATTACGGCGGAATCAAGAGCAACTTGAGGAGGCGCCGCTACCAACGCGGCAGCGCCGGCAGCGGGGGAAGGAAAACAAAGGTCATAAGGTGGTTGAAAAGAAGGCCTAGAAAGTATTGGAGGATAAGAACACTTCCAAAGGTTAGATGGTTAATTAGATCACCTTTGAAGATGTTGACTAAGCTTAAGAATGCTTATATGAACTTCATGTTAAGGTTAGCCGGCAACATAGGATCATTCAACACTCACAATAATATTGTCGTGTTTGGTGGGAAAAGGATCCCTAAGCCTCGTCAATTTTCTATGCGTTTTTCTGGTGATGCTTTTGAGGCAAGGCTTATATATGAAATTTCCAAGACCTTAGTTGCTTCTCATGAATTAAATCCCATGTAA
- the LOC130975958 gene encoding rapid alkalinization factor-like, with amino-acid sequence MANKNYSLHLALIMACMVTMTTTVAGMRIMTKTIPRSSCNGTIGECMEAKKKFEIDSESNMEIFESKNKVIGNGALGRNGIPCSKKDNTTKNCRPGTPANRYNRGCSPITRCRGGGGGGGGGHGSTHS; translated from the coding sequence ATGGCCAACAAGAACTATTCACTTCACTTAGCTCTTATCATGGCTTGCATGGTCACCATGACAACGACGGTAGCCGGAATGCGGATAATGACGAAGACTATACCTAGGTCATCATGCAATGGAACGATAGGGGAGTGCATGGAAGCAAAGAAGAAATTTGAGATAGATTCAGAGAGCAACATGGAGATATTTGAATCAAAGAACAAGGTGATAGGGAACGGTGCATTAGGGAGGAATGGAATTCCATGCTCGAAGAAAGATAATACCACCAAGAATTGTAGACCGGGTACTCCTGCCAACCGTTACAACCGTGGTTGCAGTCCCATTACTCGATGTaggggtggtggtggtggtggtggtggtggccaTGGCTCCACCCATAGTTAA